A section of the Rhizobium sp. BG4 genome encodes:
- a CDS encoding phosphoribosylanthranilate isomerase gives MKPDIKICGLKTAEAIDRALARGATHIGFIFFEKSPRYIEPDVAGRLAEAARGKAKIVAVTVNPTNDDLDEIVSLLRPDMIQLHGDESPERVLTIKAVYGLPVMKAFSVRTSEDLQRVEAYIGIADRFLFDAKPPKGSELPGGNGVSFDWSLLSWLDDSVDYMLSGGLNKDNIAEAMAITKAPGIDVSSGVESAPGTKDVAMIDRFFDAVEKACEPETVSGS, from the coding sequence ATGAAACCGGACATCAAAATCTGCGGCCTCAAGACTGCCGAGGCGATTGACCGCGCGTTGGCGCGCGGCGCGACCCATATCGGCTTCATCTTCTTCGAAAAGAGCCCTCGCTACATCGAGCCGGACGTCGCCGGAAGGCTTGCCGAGGCAGCCCGTGGCAAGGCCAAGATCGTTGCCGTCACCGTTAACCCAACGAATGACGATCTCGATGAAATCGTTTCGCTTTTGCGCCCGGATATGATCCAGTTGCACGGCGATGAAAGCCCGGAACGCGTTTTGACCATAAAGGCCGTTTACGGTCTTCCGGTCATGAAGGCCTTCTCGGTCCGCACCTCCGAGGATCTGCAGCGCGTCGAGGCCTATATCGGCATTGCCGACCGGTTCCTGTTCGATGCCAAGCCCCCGAAGGGTTCTGAATTGCCCGGCGGTAACGGCGTTTCCTTCGACTGGAGCCTGCTCAGCTGGCTTGACGACAGCGTGGATTACATGCTTTCCGGAGGGCTGAACAAGGATAACATTGCCGAAGCCATGGCGATAACCAAGGCGCCGGGTATTGACGTTTCCTCCGGTGTCGAGAGTGCCCCGGGTACCAAGGACGTCGCGATGATCGACAGATTTTTCGATGCGGTCGAGAAGGCGTGTGAGCCCGAAACCGTTTCAGGGAGTTGA
- a CDS encoding SprT family zinc-dependent metalloprotease: MFPLLSKPRRPAARKPAPPETRTLDVAGRLMPLTIKQHDRATRITLRIEPGGRALKMTVPRGLAQREVNAFLDRHQGWLLTKLAKFSPEAGLRDGGEILLRGIRHRIQHTGSLRGLTETAIIDGYHVLKVSGMPEHLGRRIATFLKKEARADLERLAHFHARSIKAPIKSISMKDTRSRWGSCSFEGNLSFSWRIVMAPPSVIDYLAAHEVAHLKEMNHGPRFWALCEKLCPDMDEAKGWLKRHGSLLHAIDFD, from the coding sequence ATGTTTCCGCTTCTTTCAAAGCCGCGGCGGCCTGCCGCCCGAAAGCCTGCGCCGCCTGAAACGCGGACGCTTGACGTGGCGGGCCGGCTGATGCCGCTGACGATCAAGCAGCATGATCGCGCCACGCGCATCACGCTGCGCATCGAGCCCGGCGGCCGGGCGCTGAAGATGACCGTTCCCCGCGGCCTGGCGCAGCGCGAAGTCAACGCTTTCCTGGACCGGCATCAGGGCTGGCTTCTCACCAAACTCGCAAAGTTTTCCCCGGAGGCCGGCCTTCGCGACGGCGGCGAGATTCTTCTCCGCGGCATTCGCCACCGGATCCAGCATACAGGCAGCCTGCGCGGCCTAACGGAAACCGCGATCATCGATGGCTACCATGTCCTCAAGGTCAGCGGCATGCCGGAGCATCTCGGCCGACGGATCGCCACCTTCCTGAAAAAGGAAGCCCGCGCCGATCTCGAAAGACTGGCGCATTTCCACGCCCGCTCGATCAAGGCGCCGATCAAGTCCATCTCGATGAAGGATACCCGCAGCCGCTGGGGATCCTGCTCTTTTGAAGGCAACCTGAGCTTTTCCTGGCGCATCGTCATGGCGCCGCCATCTGTCATCGACTATCTCGCCGCCCATGAAGTAGCACATCTCAAGGAGATGAACCACGGGCCGCGCTTCTGGGCGCTGTGCGAAAAGCTCTGTCCGGATATGGACGAGGCCAAGGGCTGGCTGAAGCGCCACGGCAGCCTGCTTCACGCCATCGATTTCGACTGA
- a CDS encoding DUF2852 domain-containing protein yields the protein MNQSALLRPDWTPATIALMVLGFVVFWPLGLAMLAYIIFGERLRGFKRDANSTADSFFAGCRRSRDRYRPHFTTGNVAFDDWRKAELDRIEEERRKLDEMREEFDNYMRELRRAKDQEEFDRFMRDRKNAKRDDNGPVAEFQTP from the coding sequence ATGAACCAGTCAGCATTGCTCCGCCCGGATTGGACTCCGGCTACCATTGCCTTGATGGTGCTCGGCTTCGTGGTCTTCTGGCCCCTGGGCCTGGCCATGCTTGCCTATATCATCTTCGGCGAACGCCTTCGCGGCTTCAAGCGCGATGCCAACAGCACGGCAGATAGCTTCTTTGCAGGCTGCCGCCGCTCGCGTGACCGTTACCGCCCGCATTTCACCACCGGCAACGTCGCTTTTGACGATTGGCGGAAGGCTGAGCTCGACCGCATCGAGGAAGAGCGCCGCAAGCTCGACGAAATGCGCGAGGAGTTCGACAACTACATGCGCGAACTTCGCCGCGCCAAGGACCAGGAAGAGTTCGACCGCTTCATGCGCGATCGCAAGAACGCCAAGCGCGACGACAACGGCCCGGTCGCCGAGTTCCAGACGCCGTAA
- the phaZ gene encoding polyhydroxyalkanoate depolymerase: MFYQLYELNHAAMAPFRAAADVMRLAYANPLNPWSQTPFGRMIAASLEMFERTTRRYGKPEFGLNETVVGDKTVKVREEIVWSRAFCNLLHFSRNLPAAHRDPRILIVAPMSGHYATLLRGTVEALLPSADIYITDWIDARMVPMTEGTFDFDDYVDYVIEMLHFLGPDTHVIAVCQPSVPVLAAAAVMEEANDPLSPASMTLMGGPIDTRINPTAVNKLAKDKPLEWFADNVIMNVPWPQPGFMRPVYPGFLQLSGFMSMNLDRHVIAHKEFFMHLVKNDGEPEKHRDFYDEYLAVMDLTAEFYLQTVDQVFIKHALPKGELVHRGKLVDPSAIRNVALLTVEGENDDISGVGQTKAAQAICTNIPDNMRMHYLQPDVGHYGVFNGSRFRREIAPRIVSFVNEHSRSSKPSVKRVIKGGKSA; this comes from the coding sequence ATGTTTTACCAGCTCTATGAACTGAACCATGCCGCAATGGCGCCCTTCCGGGCCGCCGCCGATGTGATGCGGCTTGCTTATGCCAATCCGCTCAATCCCTGGTCCCAGACCCCCTTCGGCCGGATGATCGCCGCCAGCCTCGAAATGTTCGAGCGCACCACCCGCCGCTACGGCAAGCCGGAATTTGGCCTGAATGAGACCGTGGTCGGCGACAAGACGGTCAAGGTTCGCGAGGAGATCGTCTGGTCCCGCGCCTTCTGCAATCTCCTGCATTTCTCCCGCAATCTTCCCGCCGCCCATCGCGATCCGCGCATCCTGATCGTCGCACCGATGTCCGGCCACTATGCAACGCTGCTGCGCGGCACGGTCGAAGCGTTGCTGCCGAGCGCCGATATCTACATCACCGACTGGATCGACGCCCGCATGGTGCCGATGACCGAGGGCACTTTCGATTTCGACGATTACGTCGACTACGTCATCGAGATGCTGCATTTCCTCGGCCCGGACACGCATGTCATCGCCGTCTGTCAGCCCTCCGTGCCGGTCCTCGCGGCCGCTGCGGTGATGGAAGAGGCGAACGATCCGCTGTCGCCCGCGTCGATGACGCTGATGGGTGGTCCGATCGATACCCGTATCAACCCGACGGCCGTCAACAAGCTCGCAAAAGATAAGCCGTTGGAATGGTTTGCCGATAACGTCATCATGAATGTTCCCTGGCCGCAGCCGGGCTTCATGCGTCCCGTTTATCCGGGCTTCCTGCAGCTGTCGGGCTTCATGTCGATGAACCTCGACCGCCATGTGATTGCGCACAAGGAATTCTTCATGCACCTCGTGAAGAACGACGGTGAGCCGGAGAAGCATCGCGATTTCTACGACGAATATCTGGCGGTTATGGACCTGACGGCGGAATTCTACCTGCAGACCGTCGATCAGGTGTTCATCAAGCACGCGCTGCCGAAGGGCGAACTTGTCCATCGCGGCAAGCTCGTCGATCCCTCGGCAATCCGCAATGTCGCGCTACTCACTGTCGAAGGCGAGAATGACGACATCTCCGGCGTCGGCCAGACCAAGGCCGCCCAGGCGATCTGCACCAACATCCCCGACAACATGCGCATGCACTACCTGCAGCCCGATGTCGGCCATTACGGTGTCTTCAACGGTTCGCGCTTCCGCCGCGAGATCGCGCCCCGCATCGTCAGCTTTGTCAACGAGCACTCCCGCTCGTCGAAGCCTTCGGTCAAACGCGTCATCAAGGGTGGCAAATCCGCCTGA
- a CDS encoding fumarylacetoacetate hydrolase family protein, translated as MKLMRVGEAGSEKPAILDADGKIRDLSAHVADIGGAAISPDGLKKIAALDPKSLPELAPGRIGACVAGTGKFICIGLNYSDHAAETGATVPPEPIIFMKATSAIVGPNDNVIIPRGSEKTDWEVELAVVIGKTAKYVSETEALDYVAGYCVCDDVSERAFQTERSGQWTKGKSCDTFGPIGPWLVTKDEIPDPQNLGMWLTVNGQKMQDGSSETMVYGVAFLVSYLSQFMSLHPGDVISTGTPPGVGMGQKPPCYLKAGDVVELGIEGLGSQKQTFVADR; from the coding sequence ATGAAACTGATGCGTGTTGGCGAAGCCGGCAGCGAAAAGCCTGCAATTCTCGATGCCGATGGCAAGATCCGCGACCTCTCGGCGCATGTTGCGGATATCGGCGGCGCTGCGATTTCGCCGGATGGCCTGAAGAAGATCGCGGCACTCGACCCCAAGAGCCTGCCCGAACTCGCGCCGGGCCGCATCGGCGCCTGCGTTGCCGGCACCGGCAAGTTCATCTGCATCGGCCTGAACTATTCGGACCACGCTGCCGAAACCGGCGCAACGGTTCCTCCGGAGCCGATCATCTTCATGAAAGCCACCTCGGCGATCGTCGGCCCGAACGACAACGTCATCATCCCACGCGGTTCTGAAAAGACCGATTGGGAAGTCGAGCTCGCTGTTGTCATCGGCAAGACGGCAAAATACGTGTCGGAAACCGAAGCCCTTGATTATGTTGCGGGTTACTGCGTCTGCGACGACGTCTCCGAGCGAGCTTTCCAGACCGAGCGCTCCGGCCAGTGGACCAAGGGCAAGTCCTGCGACACCTTCGGCCCGATCGGCCCCTGGCTCGTCACCAAGGATGAAATCCCCGACCCGCAGAACCTCGGCATGTGGCTGACCGTCAATGGCCAGAAGATGCAGGACGGCTCCTCGGAGACCATGGTCTATGGCGTGGCTTTCCTGGTTTCCTATCTCAGCCAGTTCATGTCGCTGCATCCGGGCGACGTGATCTCGACCGGCACGCCCCCTGGTGTCGGCATGGGCCAGAAGCCGCCGTGCTATCTGAAAGCGGGCGATGTCGTCGAACTCGGCATCGAGGGCCTCGGCAGCCAGAAGCAGACATTCGTCGCCGATCGCTGA
- a CDS encoding glutathione S-transferase family protein, with product MLVNGKWTEDWQPVQATDAKGGFVRQTSSFRNWITPDGSAGPTGEAGFKAEAGRYHLYVAYICPWASRTLMGRALKGLEDVITVSVVEPALSRQGWQFGDYPGATADSVNGATYMHEIYTKVAPDFTGRATVPVLWDKQKQTIVNNESADILRMLNSGFGNLARNEVDLYPAAKRAEIDAFNERIYPNLNNGVYRAGFATTQIAYEEAFADVFNCLDWVAPQLEGRSFLFADHPTEADIRLFVTLVRFDAAYHGLFKCNLRRVSDYPALKAFCRRMLDWPGVAATVNIDHIKRGYYSIEKLNPTRIVPVGPDLTEIF from the coding sequence AAAATGGACCGAAGATTGGCAGCCGGTGCAGGCGACCGATGCGAAGGGCGGCTTTGTCCGCCAGACCTCGAGTTTCCGCAACTGGATCACGCCGGATGGCTCGGCCGGGCCGACCGGCGAGGCGGGCTTCAAGGCCGAGGCCGGGCGCTACCATCTTTACGTCGCCTATATCTGCCCCTGGGCATCGCGCACGCTGATGGGCCGGGCTCTCAAGGGGCTTGAGGATGTCATCACCGTTTCCGTCGTCGAACCGGCTCTGTCGCGACAGGGCTGGCAATTCGGTGACTATCCGGGCGCGACCGCCGACAGCGTCAACGGCGCGACCTACATGCATGAAATCTATACGAAAGTTGCACCTGATTTCACCGGCCGCGCGACCGTTCCCGTTCTCTGGGACAAGCAGAAGCAGACGATCGTCAACAATGAATCCGCAGATATCCTGCGCATGCTCAATAGCGGTTTCGGCAATCTCGCCAGGAATGAGGTCGATCTTTACCCGGCTGCCAAACGCGCGGAAATCGATGCGTTCAATGAGCGGATTTACCCAAATCTCAACAACGGCGTTTATCGCGCCGGCTTCGCGACGACGCAGATCGCCTATGAAGAAGCCTTCGCCGACGTCTTCAATTGCCTCGATTGGGTCGCCCCACAGCTCGAAGGACGATCATTCCTCTTCGCCGATCACCCGACCGAAGCCGACATCCGCCTGTTCGTGACCCTGGTGCGCTTCGATGCCGCCTATCATGGTCTCTTCAAATGCAATCTGCGCCGTGTCTCGGATTATCCCGCTTTGAAGGCGTTCTGCCGTCGCATGCTGGATTGGCCGGGCGTGGCGGCGACCGTGAACATCGACCATATCAAGCGCGGCTATTACTCGATCGAGAAGCTCAATCCGACGCGGATCGTTCCTGTTGGTCCCGATCTCACGGAGATTTTTTAA